One genomic segment of Penaeus chinensis breed Huanghai No. 1 chromosome 24, ASM1920278v2, whole genome shotgun sequence includes these proteins:
- the LOC125037879 gene encoding DNA-directed RNA polymerase II subunit RPB1-like codes for MHIKELSRDSLVSPTVLGPITSLEPRAARPRLTNHEPLAKHQESRTKNHEPSTFSQEPRITNQPRTKNHEPSTISQAPRITNRKPLAKHQESRTKNHEPSTVSQEPRITNQPRTKNHEPSTISQAPRITNRKPLAKHQESRTKNHEPSTVSQEPRITNQPRTKNHEPSTISQAPRITNRKPLAKHQESRTKNHEPSTVSQEPRITNQPRTKNHEPSTISQAPRITNRKPLAKHQESRTKNHEPSTVSQEPRITNQPRTKNHEPSTISQAPRITNRKPLAKHQESRTKNHEPSTVSQEPRITNQPRTKNHEPSTISQAPRITNRKPLAKHQESRTKNHEPSTPRNKNHKPKITNQVPSSTVIQEPRLTNRKITNHEPLATNQEQRTKNHDPGPS; via the exons ATGCACATTAAGGAGCTCAGCAGAGATAGCTTAGTATCCCCTACCGTcttag GACCAATCACGAGCCTAGAACCAAGGGCAGCGAGACCAAGACTCACGAACCACGAGCCATTAGCCAAGCACCAAGAATCAAGGACCAAAAATCACGAACCAAGTACTTTTAGCCAAGAACCAAGAATCACGAACCAA CCAAGAACCAAGAATCACGAACCAAGTACCATTAGCCAAGCACCAAGAATCACGAACCGAAAACCGTTAGCCAAGCACCAAGAATCAAGGACCAAAAATCACGAACCAAGTACCGTTAGCCAAGAACCAAGAATCACGAACCAA CCAAGAACCAAGAATCACGAACCAAGTACCATTAGCCAAGCACCAAGAATCACGAACCGAAAACCGTTAGCCAAGCACCAAGAATCAAGGACCAAAAATCACGAACCAAGTACCGTTAGCCAAGAACCAAGAATCACGAACCAA CCAAGAACCAAGAATCACGAACCAAGTACCATTAGCCAAGCACCAAGAATCACGAACCGAAAACCGTTAGCCAAGCACCAAGAATCAAGGACCAAAAATCACGAACCAAGTACCGTTAGCCAAGAACCAAGAATCACGAACCAA CCAAGAACCAAGAATCACGAACCAAGTACCATTAGCCAAGCACCAAGAATCACGAACCGAAAACCGTTAGCCAAGCACCAAGAATCAAGGACCAAAAATCACGAACCAAGTACCGTTAGCCAAGAACCAAGAATCACGAACCAA CCAAGAACCAAGAATCACGAACCAAGTACCATTAGCCAAGCACCAAGAATCACGAACCGAAAACCGTTAGCCAAGCACCAAGAATCAAGGACCAAAAATCACGAACCAAGTACCGTTAGCCAAGAACCAAGAATCACGAACCAA CCAAGAACCAAGAATCACGAACCAAGTACCATTAGCCAAGCACCAAGAATCACGAACCGAAAACCGTTAGCCAAGCACCAAGAATCAAGGACCAAAAATCACGAACCAAGTACC CCAAGAAACAAGAATCACAAACCAAAAATCACGAACCAAGTACCGTCAAGTACCGTTATTCAAGAACCAAGACTCACGAACCGAAAAATCACGAACCACGAACCTTTAGCCACGAACCAAGAACAGCGAACCAAGAACCACGACCCAGGACCTAGCTGA